In a genomic window of Lonchura striata isolate bLonStr1 chromosome 4, bLonStr1.mat, whole genome shotgun sequence:
- the ETNPPL gene encoding ethanolamine-phosphate phospho-lyase produces MEELYSKAETLALRRKHIGPSCKVFYAKDPLKIVRAQGQYMFDEKGEKYLDCINNVAHVGHSHPYVIKAATKQMELLNTNSRFLHDNLVQYAQRLTATLPEKLSVCYFVNSGSEANDLALRLARQYRGHQDVITLENAYHGHVTSLIDISPYKFNQLGKDSKKEYVHVAPSPDIYRGKYREDHPDPASAYAEEVKKIIEETQKNGRKIAAFIAESMQSCGGQVIPPVGYFQKVAEYVRAAGGVFIADEVQVGFGRVGKHFWAFQLQGEDFVPDIVTMGKPIGNGHPMSCVVTTREIAEAFGASGLEYFNTFGGNPVSCAIGLAVLDVIEKEDLQGNATRVGNYLLELLAEQKEKHPLVGDIRGVGLFVGVDLVKDKEKRTPATAEALHLIYKLKEHQILLSADGPYRNILKFKPPMCFTKEDAKHTVETLDALLTELEEATGMKTENNASTNVQCKRKTTEEGSQPEGASESIGHMNGAACRQENGIYSKKRSVPSKRIRT; encoded by the exons ATGGAGGAGCTCTATAGCAAGGCGGAGACCCTCGCCCTTCGGAGGAAGCACATCGG GCCTTCCTGCAAAGTTTTCTATGCCAAGGACCCTCTGAAGATAGTCCGTGCCCAGGGCCAATATATGTTTGatgagaaaggggaaaaatactTAGACTGCATCAACAATGTTGCACATG tGGGCCACAGCCATCCATATGTGATAAAGGCTGCAACAAAACAGATGGAACTGCTCAATACAAACTCCCGCTTCCTGCATGACAACCTTGTTCAGTATGCACAGAGACTCACAGCCACCCTGCCTGAGAAACTCTCTGTTTGCTATTTTGTTAACTCTGG GTCTGAAGCAAATGACCTTGCTTTACGTCTGGCTCGGCAGTACCGTGGGCACCAAGATGTGATCACCCTGGAAAA TGCTTACCATGGCCATGTTACGTCTCTGATTGACATCAGCCCCTATAAATTCAATCAGCTGGGAAAGGACAGCAAGAAGGAGTATGTGCATGTG GCTCCTTCTCCAGATATCTACAGAGGGAAATACAGGGAAGACCACCCAGATCCAGCAAGTGCTTATGCTGAAGAGGTGAAAAAGATTATTGAAGAAACACAGAAGAATGGACGCAAG ATTGCTGCCTTCATAGCTGAATCCATGCAGAGCTGTGGAGGCCAAGTAATTCCACCCGTGGGCTATTTCCAGAAAGTGGCAGA GTATGTGCGTGCAGCAGGTGGAGTGTTCATAGCTGATGAGGTCCAGGTTGGCTTTGGCAGAGTTGGGAAGCATTTTTGGGCATTCCAGCTGCAAGGTGAAGACTTTGTGCCTGACATTGTCACCATGGGAAAGCCCATTGGCAATGGACACCCTATGTCTTGTGTGGTCACAACAAGGGAAATTGCTGAAGCTTTTGGTGCTTCTGGACTGGAGTATTTCAATACA TTTGGAGGCAATCCAGTGTCTTGTGCCATTGGCTTGGCTGTGCTTGATGTAATAGAGAAAGAAGACCTCCAAGGGAATGCCACACGTGTAGGAAATTATCTCCTGGAGCTGCTAGCTGAGCAAAAGGAGAAACATCCCTTAGTGGGAGATATCAG GGGTGTTGGACTGTTTGTTGGAGTGGATCTGGTGAAAGATAAGGAGAAGCGAACACCAGCCACAGCTGAAGCCCTTCATCTTATTTACAA ACTCAAAGAGCATCAAATCCTTCTTAGTGCAGATGGAccctacagaaatattttaaaatttaaaccaCCAATGTGTTTCACAAAGGAAGATGCAAAACACACAGTGGAGACACTTGATGCACTTCTTACAG aactggAAGAGGCCACTGGaatgaagacagaaaataatgCATCTACAAATGTGCAGTGTAAAAGAAAa ACAACTGAAGAGGGCTCTCAACCAGAAGGTGCAAGTGAAAGCATCGGCCACATGAATGGAGCTGCCTGCCGACaagaaaatgggatttattcGAAAAAACGCTCAGTGCCAAGTAAAAGAATAAGAACATGA